In Drosophila simulans strain w501 chromosome X, Prin_Dsim_3.1, whole genome shotgun sequence, one DNA window encodes the following:
- the LOC6726067 gene encoding DNA-directed RNA polymerase III subunit RPC1, translating to MPKEQFRASALNKKISHVQFGISGADEIQQEALVRIISKNLYQAQRQPVPYGVLDRRMGISTKDAMCDTCGQGLNECIGHFGYLDLALPVFHIGHFRSTINILQMICKVCAHVMLKPEDRQLYEKKLHNPNFSYLGKKALHVQMLAKAKKVTKCPHCGSPNGGVKKGPGLLKILHDPYKGRKMDLLFTSNMNEMLHSTQANRDLNSTLGNYSTAEELTPLMVLDLFEQIPQRDVALLGMCSHDAHPKHLIVTRVFVPPACIRPSVLSEVKAGTTEDDLTMKQSEILLINDVIQRHMATGGKIELIHEDWDFLQLHVALYFHSEISGIPINMAPKKTTRGIVQRLKGKQGRFRCNLSGKRVDFSGRTVISPDPNLMINQVGVPVRVAKILTYPERVNPANIRHMRELVRNGPSMHPGANYVQQRGSSFKKYLAYGNREKVAQELKCGDVVERHLRDGDIVLFNRQPSLHKMSIMCHRAKVQPQRTFRFNECACTPYNADFDGDEMNLHLPQTEEARAEALILMGNQSNLVTPKNGEILIAATQDFITGGYLLTQKEVFLTKEEAMQLAACFLANEDSTMHIKLPPPALLKPRRLWTGKQMFSLLMRPNDDSQVRLNMVNKGRNYTGNKDLCSNDSWIHIRNSELMCGVMDKATMGSGTKQCIFYLLLRDFGELHATKAMWRLARIASYFLQNRGFSFGISDVTPSKKLLQHKELLLNNGYAKCNEYIDLLKAGTLQCQPGCTPEETLESVMLRELSAIREQAAKTCFAELHPTNSALIMALSGSKGSNINISQMIACVGQQAISGKRVPNGFENRALPHFERHSAIPAARGFVQNSFYSGLTPTEFFFHTMAGREGLVDTAVKTAETGYLQRRLVKCLEDLVVHYDGTVRNAVNEMVDTIYGGDGLDPVSMETRNKPVDLVHQYDNLRAQHPQGTDRPLNAEEMSEALETLLKTPEFAEARDDFKLDVRNHINTVSKRIGQLQKRYEKCINLCHQIECLTTEQLLQFVRRINDRYNRAVTEPGTAVGAIAAQSIGEPGTQMTLKTFHFAGVASMNITQGVPRIVEIINATKTISTPIITAELENCHSMEFARQVKARIEKTTLAELSSYVEVVCGPYSCYLAIGVDMARIKLLGLHIDLDTIVFSILKSRMRVKPTQVETVASQSRIVVRVEATRTSTINAELARLALCLQNVVVAGLPNINRAVIAVDDARQPPTYKLCIEGYGLRDVIATYGVVGKRTRSNNICEIYQTLGIEAARTIIMSEITEVMEGHGMSVDWRHIMLLASQMTARGEVLGITRHGLAKMRESVFNLASFEKTADHLFDAAYYGQTDAINGVSERIILGMPACIGTGIFKLLQLHEDKQVPPIEPTICSSLNLVPSKTT from the exons ATGCCAAAGGAGCAGTTTCGCGCATCTGCGCTGAACAAAAAGAT TTCACATGTGCAGTTCGGAATCAGCGGCGCCGATGAAATCCAACAGGAGGCTCTGGTGCGGATTATCTCGAAGAATCTGTACCAGGCCCAGCGGCAGCCGGTGCCCTACGGCGTCCTGGATCGCCGGATGGGCATCAGCACCAAGGATGCCATGTGCGACACCTGCGGACAGGGCTTGAACGAGTGCATCGGCCACTTTGGCTACTTGGATCTGGCGCTGCCGGTCTTTCACATCGGCCACTTTCGTTCCACCATCAACATACTGCAGATGATCTGCAAGGTCTGTGCCCATGTGATGCTCAAGCCCGAGGACCGGCAGTTGTACGAGAAGAAGCTGCACAACCCGAACTTCTCGTATTTGGGCAAGAAGGCGCTGCATGTGCAGATGTTGGCCAAGGCCAAGAAGGTAACCAAATGCCCGCATTGTGGCTCGCCAAATGGTGGCGTTAAGAAGGGGCCGGGTCTCCTGAAAATCCTCCACGATCCGTACAAGGGACGCAAAATGGACTTGCTCTTCACCAGCAACATGAACGAGATGCTGCACTCCACGCAGGCGAATCGTGACCTCAACTCAACGCTGGGCAATTACAGCACAGCCGAGGAGCTGACCCCACTCATGGTGCTCGACCTCTTCGAACAGATACCCCAGCGAGATGTGGCCCTGCTGGGTATGTGCTCGCATGATGCTCATCCAAAGCATTTGATTGTCACCCGCGTATTTGTGCCGCCCGCATGCATCCGTCCGTCGGTTTTGTCCGAAGTAAAGGCCGGCACCACGGAGGACGATCTGACCATGAAACAGAGTGAAATTCTGCTCATCAATGATGTAATTCAGCGTCACATGGCCACCGGGGGAAAGATCGAGCTGATACACGAGGATTGGGACTTTCTGCAACTTCATGTCGCCCTATATTTCCACAGTGAGATCAGCGGAATCCCCATTAACATGGCTCCAAAGAAGACGACGCGCGGAATCGTACAGCGCTTGAAGGGAAAGCAGGGACGCTTTCGTTGTAATCTATCGGGAAAGAGAGTGGATTTCAGCGGACGCACTGTCATTTCACCAGATCCCAACTTGATGATCAACCAGGTTGGAGTACCAGTGCGCGTGGCCAAGATTCTCACATACCCCGAGCGCGTGAATCCAGCCAATATAAGGCACATGAGGGAACTGGTGCGCAACGGACCAAGCATGCACCCGGGCGCCAACTATGTGCAGCAGCGAGGATCGAGCTTTAAGAAGTACCTTGCCTACGGCAATCGTGAGAAGGTGGCGCAGGAGCTGAAGTGCGGCGATGTCGTGGAACGACATCTGCGCGACGGAGATATCGTGCTGTTTAACCGCCAGCCGTCGCTGCACAAGATGTCCATTATGTGCCATCGGGCCAAAGTGCAGCCGCAGAGGACATTCCGCTTCAATGAGTGTGCCTGCACGCCATACAACGCCGATTTCGACGGCGATGAAATGAATCTACACTTGCCACAAACGGAGGAGGCCAGAGCCGAAGCACTCATTCTGATGGGCAACCAGTCGAACCTGGTGACGCCAAAGAACGGTGAGATTCTGATTGCCGCCACACAGGACTTCATTACCGGCGGCTATTTGCTCACGCAAAAGGAGGTCTTTCTGACCAAAGAGGAGGCCATGCAGTTGGCCGCCTGCTTTCTGGCCAACGAAGACTCGACGATGCACATAAAGCTGCCACCACCCGCACTTCTCAAGCCGCGTCGTCTGTGGACGGGCAAGCAAATGTTCAGCCTGCTAATGCGTCCCAATGACGACTCCCAAGTGCGTCTCAATATGGTCAACAAGGGTCGCAACTACACGGGCAACAAGGATCTCTGCAGCAATGATTCCT GGATTCATATACGTAACTCGGAGCTGATGTGCGGCGTCATGGATAAGGCCACCATGGGTTCGGGCACCAAACAGTGCATCTTTTACTTGCTGCTAAGAGACTTTGGCGAATTGCATGCCACCAAGGCCATGTGGCGACTGGCGAGG ATCGCATCCTACTTTCTGCAGAATCGCGGCTTCTCATTTGGCATCAGCGACGTAACGCCGAGCAAGAAACTGCTGCAGCACAAGGAATTGCTCCTGAACAATGGCTACGCCAAGTGTAATGAGTATATTGACTTGCTCAAGGCTGGAACCCTGCAGTGCCAGCCTGGTTGCACGCCCGAGGAGACCCTGGAGTCCGTCATGCTGCGGGAACTGTCGGCCATCCGAGAACAGGCTGCCAAGACATGCTTCGCTGAGCTCCATCCCACGAACAGCGCACTGATAATGGCGCTCAGCGGCTCGAAGGGTTCGAACATCAACATATCCCAGATGATTGCGTGCGTGGGACAGCAAGCCATTAGTGGCAAACGAGTGCCCAATGGGTTCGAGAATCGTGCATTGCCCCACTTCGAAAGGCACT CTGCGATCCCCGCGGCCAGGGGTTTCGTACAGAACAGTTTCTACTCCGGCTTGACGCCAACGGAGTTCTTCTTCCACACAATGGCTGGTCGTGAGGGTTTGGTGGACACAGCTGTGAAGACCGCCGAGACTGGTTATCTGCAGCGACGTTTGGTCAAGTGCCTCGAGGACCTGGTGGTCCACTACGACGGCACAGTGCGCAATGCTGTCAACGAGATGGTGGATACCATCTACGGTGGCGATGGCCTGGATCCCGTGTCCATGGAGACGCGCAACAAACCAGTTGATCTAGTCCATCAGTATGACAATCTGCGTGCGCAGCATCCGCAGGGCACGGATCGTCCACTTAACGCCGAGGAAATGTCTGAGGCTTTGGAAACGCTTTTGAAAACACCTGAGTTTGCCGAAGCCCGCGACGATTTCAAATTGGATGTTCG GAACCACATCAACACAGTGTCCAAGCGTATTGGGCAATTGCAGAAGCGCTACGAGAAGTGTATCAACCTGTGCCACCAGATTGAGTGCCTCACCAccgagcagctgctgcagtttgtgCGCCGGATAAATGATCGATACAATCGAGCTGTTACCGAGCCTGGCACAGCTGTGGGCGCCATTGCTGCGCAGAGTATTGGCGAGCCGGGCACCCAGATGACGCTCAAGACGTTCCATTTCGCTGGTGTCGCATCGATGAACATCACCCAGGGTGTACCACGTATTGTGGAGATTATCAATGCGACGAAAACCATATCGACGCCAATCATAACTGCCGAGCTGGAGAATTGCCATAGCATGGAGTTTGCGCGACAAGTCAAGGCGCGCATTGAGAAAACCACTTTGGCGGAGCTGTCCTCGTACGTTGAAGTCGTATGCGGACCATACAGCTGCTACCTGGCGATTGGTGTCGATATGGCCAGAATTAAGCTACTCGGCCTACACATTGATCTGGACACAATTGTATTCAGCATCCTGAAGTCGCGTATGCGCGTCAAGCCGACGCAGGTGGAGACTGTGGCCAGCCAATCGCGCATTGTGGTTCGTGTGGAAGCCACGCGAACGTCGACCATAAATGCAGAGTTGGCGCGCCTAGCACTCTGTCTGCAGAACGTCGTGGTGGCGGGCCTGCCAAACATCAATCGTGCCGTCATTGCTGTCGACGATGCACGGCAGCCGCCCACCTATAAGCTGTGCATTGAGGGCTATGGACTTCGCGATGTCATCGCCACGTACGGTGTGGTGGGCAAACGCACCAGGAGTAACAACATTTGCGAAATCTATCAGACGCTGGGCATCGAAGCTGCCCGAACCATCATTATGAGCGAGATCACCGAGGTGATGGAGGGACACGGTATGAGCGTCGATTGGCGCCACATTATGCTCCTGGCCAGCCAAATGACGGCGCGTGGCGAGGTGTTGGGTATCACGCGACACggcttggccaaaatgcgtGAGAGTGTCTTCAATTTGGCATCG TTTGAGAAGACGGCGGACCACTTGTTCGATGCGGCATACTACGGCCAGACGGATGCCATCAATGGGGTTTCGGAGCGCATCATCCTGGGAATGCCAGCGTGCATTGGCACTGGCATCTTCAAGTTGCTGCAACTCCACGAGGACAAGCAGGTGCCACCCATTGAGCCCACCATCTGCAGTTCCCTGAACCTAGTGCCAAGCAAAACCACATAA
- the LOC6726066 gene encoding brachyurin: MALNSERSLMLVLLAAISVVGQPFDPAGNSPMKIDSRIVSGSDAKLGQFPWQVILKKDAWDDLLCGGSIISDTWVLTAAHCTINQNSIFLMFGTVQLFNPNALNMTSSNIIIHPDYNDKLNNDVSLIQLPEPLTFSDTIRPIQLVGQSADSIDFVGSLATIAGFGYTEDEYLDSSETLLYAQVEIIDNANCVPVFGEYVVVDSTMCAKGFNGSDMSTCSGDSGGPLITYNKTNQQWIQIGINSFVAEDQCTARLPSGYARVSSFLGFIADKTGLVV; this comes from the exons ATGGCGCTGAATAGCGAGCGATCCTTGATGCTAGTTCTACTGGCTGCCATCTCCGTTGTTGGCCAACCATTCGATCCTGCCGGCAATTCCCCGATGAAAATA GATAGTCGCATAGTGTCGGGAAGCGATGCGAAATTGGGCCAGTTTCCCTGGCAGGTCATACTGAAGAAGGATGCCTGGGATGATTTACTTTGCGGAGGATCAATCATATCGGACACCTGGGTGCTCACGGCGGCCCATTGCACAATAAACCAAAACTCCATCTTCCTGATGTTCGGCACTGTGCAGCTGTTCAACCCGAATGCGCTGAACATGACGTCCAGCAATATCATAATCCATCCGGACTACAATGACAAATTGAATAACGATGTCTCGCTTATCCAACTGCCAGAACCACTGACGTTCTCGGACACCATTCGGCCCATACAACTGGTGGGCCAGTCGGCGGATTCGATCGATTTTGTGGGCAGCCTGGCCACCATCGCTGGATTCGGTTATACGGAAGATGAGTACCTGGACAGCTCGGAAACTCTGTTGTATGCTCAAGTCGAGATCATTGACAATGCGAACTGTGTGCCCGTCTTTGGTGAATATGTCGTAGTGGACTCGACCATGTGTGCCAAAGGATTCAATGGTAGCGACATGTCCACTTGCTCCGGCGACTCTGGCGGTCCTCTCATTACGTACAACAAAACCAACCAACAATGGATACAAATTGGCATCAACTCATTCGTCGCTGAGGATCAATGCACCGCCCGGCTACCATCTGGATACGCACGGGTCTCGTCCTTCCTCGGCTTCATTGCAGACAAAACGGGCCTTGTTGTATGA